A single window of Huiozyma naganishii CBS 8797 chromosome 10, complete genome DNA harbors:
- the KNAG0J00600 gene encoding uncharacterized protein — MRWAILLLVVIVVAVIPIAHFISIVVIIGIACKIEKRPIPTSSRAILSCTVWTSWNLSVLWPTTKPSSVSAIRTLIHQNGLKMNWFRWNVAKDLFLLGEGSKTNLQTVQAWTGHGNLPLRVKPEGGRPSNCIQNLSSSSSSSSRRRKKLNIRLLFRDRVRI; from the coding sequence ATGCGGTGGGCCATTTTGCTGTTGGTTGTaattgttgttgccgtTATACCTATTGCCCATTTTATTAGCattgttgttattattGGAATTGCTTGcaaaatagaaaaaagaCCTATACCCACCAGCTCTAGGGCTATACTGAGTTGTACCGTATGGACCAGTTGGAATCTCAGTGTACTGTGGCCTACCACTAAAccctcttctgtttctgccATACGCACCCTTATTCACCAAAACGGACTCAAGATGAACTGGTTTAGATGGAATGTAGCCAAAGACTTATTCTTACTAGGGGAAGGTTCGAAAACAAATTTGCAGACAGTTCAGGCATGGACGGGGCATGGCAATTTGCCATTAAGAGTGAAACCCGAGGGCGGCAGACCCTCTAACTGTATACAAAATTTGTctagtagcagtagtagtagtagtagaagaagaaagaaattaAACATTAGATTATTATTTAGAGATAGAGTTAGAATTTAA
- the KNAG0J00610 gene encoding uncharacterized protein (similar to Saccharomyces cerevisiae YMR244W; ancestral locus Anc_8.793) encodes MLLNKKTTTAAYLTALAYAAPGFLDVGSEAAHHEHKQQKRGGTCAFPNYENMVAVQSSGSNAGWAMHSDQACQPGTWCPYACQPGQLMGQWDTSITSYSYPGSQYGGLYCDSNGQLTTPDPSKPYCYDGKGTVSAVNTCSGGNVAFCQTVLPGNEEMLIPTLVGSESVLAVPGTDYWAGTASHFYINPPGVSVADGCKWGDNTQPRGNWSPYVAGANMDGNGDTFVKIGWNPVYLEQATPFRNEKPNFGVRITCDDPSQCVGLPCSIDPSVNGVNGVTSSESSDGAGGGGFCVVTAKNGAKAKIEVFDVGSTQKRDIIVGDNSTVEENLLGNNVSVPVNGTRLQQFNVTSLF; translated from the coding sequence ATGCTTTtaaacaagaaaacaacCACAGCCGCCTACCTCACCGCACTCGCCTACGCGGCACCCGGATTCCTCGATGTGGGTTCCGAAGCGGCACACCACGAACACAAGCAGCAGAAGCGTGGAGGTACGTGTGCGTTCCCCAACTACGAGAACATGGTCGCTGTGCAAAGTTCCGGTTCAAACGCCGGTTGGGCGATGCACTCTGACCAAGCGTGCCAGCCGGGTACTTGGTGCCCCTACGCTTGCCAACCGGGCCAACTGATGGGCCAGTGGGACACAAGCATCACCAGTTACTCGTACCCTGGGTCCCAGTACGGTGGGTTGTACTGTGACTCGAACGGGCAGCTGACCACCCCGGACCCATCGAAGCCATACTGTTACGACGGGAAGGGCACCGTGAGCGCTGTGAACACCTGTTCGGGCGGTAACGTCGCCTTCTGCCAGACCGTGCTCCCAGGGAACGAAGAGATGCTGATCCCCACGCTGGTTGGCTCAGAGAGCGTGTTGGCGGTCCCCGGGACTGACTACTGGGCTGGCACGGCGTCACACTTCTACATCAACCCGCCGGGCGTGTCCGTAGCGGACGGGTGTAAGTGGGGGGATAACACCCAACCAAGGGGTAACTGGTCCCCCTACGTTGCCGGTGCCAATATGGACGGCAACGGGGACACCTTTGTGAAGATTGGTTGGAACCCAGTGTACTTGGAGCAAGCGACTCCCTTCCGTAACGAGAAACCGAACTTCGGTGTCCGGATCACGTGTGACGACCCATCGCAGTGTGTTGGTCTGCCCTGTTCGATTGACCCATCCGTGAACGGTGTGAACGGCGTGACGTCGAGCGAAAGCAGCGACGgtgccggtggtggtgggttctGTGTCGTGACTGCGAAGAACGGTGCCAAGGCCAAGATCGAGGTCTTTGACGTCGGCTCTACACAGAAGCGGGACATTATTGTTGGGGACAACAGCACGGTCGAGGAGAATCTACTGGGCAACAATGTGAGCGTCCCCGTCAACGGGACGAGACTACAGCAATTTAACGTGACTTCTTTGTTTTAG
- the ZRC1 gene encoding Zn(2+) transporter ZRC1 (similar to Saccharomyces cerevisiae ZRC1 (YMR243C) and COT1 (YOR316C); ancestral locus Anc_8.792), with protein MKGKELRIASLLVLDTVFFLIELTIGYMSHSLALIADSFHMLNDIISLLVAFWAVKVAKERSPTAKYTYGWKRAEILGALINAVFLIALCFSIMIQALQRLIEPEEIRNPRLVLYVGFAGLLSNCVGLFLFNDHADHSTHNHGDLEANNSSPAASNGEALSDTSSTQINSDSPSEDTFPVTERTVGMLTSENTALVSKKAAAKQKRQRSLNMHGVFLHVLGDALGNIGVIIAALIIWKTDYSWRFYSDPVVSLVITAIIFSSALPLSRKSSRILLQATPSNINADGICKKIKSIPGVVGVHDLHIWNLTESICIASVHVKISAENQQSIDTAKAIRHVFHENGVHSATVQPEFVTDSVNDHERRRFSQIAGGMDSSSSDALTRPALANTAYGSTSNSNCLIDSSVNCDQDRCLHK; from the coding sequence ATGAAGGGTAAAGAATTGAGAATTGCGTCACTTCTGGTGCTGGACACCGTGTTTTTCCTGATAGAACTCACTATTGGGTACATGTCTCACTCGTTGGCGTTGATCGCTGACTCGTTCCACATGTTGAACGATATAATATCGTTGCTCGTTGCGTTTTGGGCAGTGAAGGTCGCTAAAGAACGTAGTCCAACGGCCAAATACACGTACGGTTGGAAAAGGGCGGAGATCCTCGGTGCGCTGATCAACGCCGTGTTTCTGATCGCGCTGTGCTTTTCAATCATGATCCAGGCTCTGCAAAGGTTGATTGAACCTGAGGAGATTAGAAACCCAAGACTCGTACTATACGTTGGGTTTGCAGGGTTGCTCTCCAATTGTGTTGGattgttcctcttcaacgACCATGCGGATCACAGCACACACAACCACGGTGACCTCGAGGCAAACAACAGTAGCCCAGCTGCCTCCAATGGGGAAGCACTGAGCGATACTTCGAGCACGCAGATCAATAGTGACTCCCCCAGCGAGGATACTTTCCCAGTGACGGAGAGGACAGTCGGTATGTTGACCTCGGAGAATACGGCGCTTGTTTCGAAGAAGGCTGCCGCAAAGCAGAAAAGGCAACGGTCATTGAATATGCACGGCGTCTTCCTACACGTACTGGGGGACGCCCTGGGTAACATCGGTGTCATTATCGCGGCTCTGATCATATGGAAAACTGACTATTCGTGGAGGTTCTATTCGGATCCCGTTGTTTCTCTCGTGATTACGGCAatcattttttcctcaGCGTTGCCTCTATCCCGTAAGTCTTCACGGATTCTGCTGCAGGCAACGCCATCGAACATCAACGCAGACGGTATCTGCAAAAAGATTAAGTCCATCCCGGGTGTCGTCGGTGTCCATGACTTGCACATCTGGAACCTGACAGAGAGTATATGCATTGCATCCGTCCACGTCAAAATATCCGCAGAAAATCAACAATCAATCGACACAGCCAAGGCTATCAGACACGTGTTCCATGAGAACGGCGTTCATTCAGCAACAGTACAGCCTGAATTTGTCACAGATTCAGTCAACGATCATGAAAGGAGAAGGTTTTCGCAGATTGCGGGGGGGATGGACTCCAGTTCCAGCGATGCCCTGACTCGGCCTGCCCTTGCCAACACGGCTTATGGTTCCACTTCGAATTCAAACTGTCTAATTGACAGCTCAGTAAACTGCGACCAGGATCGGTGTCTACACAAATGA
- the KNAG0J00630 gene encoding uncharacterized protein (similar to Saccharomyces cerevisiae SPS4 (YOR313C); ancestral locus Anc_8.790) — MPMDLGLKITKFPEEASFIYNIQLSPRKNRSLSAVSSGKDERISSNIEGINSGWEFLTRCFIVRLLYLLVFGTKNEFLPLTCSVMALSNPLNRRLYLFSAPLNLVSFSPINWYSGDQFQDISELCTFSYIVISDWFESFNPRKSKTVVRFFLSPFNPIFKPMNYALLTLLQFFHKDTKLMVERPSSEVHLFLLLAFRWKWLTVKSVATRVVRVVQVPYKYAYHVNDVFNKQIDRYDIVNIRVAAQIIYDSLHVLVLELLFYITYMTQR, encoded by the coding sequence ATGCCGATGGATTTGGGGCTCAAGATAACAAAATTCCCTGAAGAGGCAAGCTTCATCTATAACATTCAGCTGAGCCCTCGAAAAAATAGATCCCTAAGTGCCGTGTCTTCCGGAAAAGATGAGCGAATTTCCAGTAATATAGAAGGTATTAATTCAGGCTGGGAATTCCTTACCAGATGTTTTATAGTCAGATTACTCTaccttcttgttttcgGTACCAAAAATGAATTTCTACCACTTACTTGTTCAGTGATGGCTCTTTCTAATCCCCTGAATAGACGCTTGTACCTGTTCTCCGCACCGTTGAACCTTGTTTCATTTTCTCCAATTAATTGGTATTCAGGGGATCAGTTCCAAGACATCTCCGAGCTCTGCACTTTTTCATACATTGTGATCAGTGACTGGTTTGAAAGTTTCAACCCAAGAAAGTCAAAAACAGTTGTgcgcttcttcttgtccccCTTCAATCCAATTTTCAAACCAATGAACTACGCATTGCTGACATTACTCCAGTTTTTTCACAAGGATACAAAACTCATGGTTGAGAGACCCAGTTCTGAGGTACATCTGTTTTTACTGCTGGCGTTCCGATGGAAATGGTTGACGGTAAAAAGCGTTGCAACGCGAGTTGTACGTGTTGTGCAGGTCCCTTACAAGTACGCTTACCACGTCAACGATGTTTTCAACAAACAGATAGATCGATACGACATCGTTAACATTAGAGTGGCTGCCCAAATAATCTACGACTCCTTACATGTTCTGGTACTGGAGTTGCTATTCTACATAACGTATATGACGCAGAGATAG
- the RPL20A gene encoding 60S ribosomal protein eL20 (similar to Saccharomyces cerevisiae RPL20A (YMR242C) and RPL20B (YOR312C); ancestral locus Anc_8.789) produces MAHLKEYQVIGRNLPTESVPEPKLFRMRIFAPNNVVAKSRYWYFLQKLHKVKKASGEVVSINQIHEAHPTKVKNFGVWVRYDSRSGTHNMYKEVRDVSRVAAVETLYSDMAARHRARFRSIHILKVAEIEKTADVKRPYVKQFLTKDLKFPLPHRVQKSTKTFSYQKPTTFY; encoded by the exons A TGGCTCACCTAAAGGAATACCAAGTTATTGGTCGTAACCTACCAACTGAATCCGTTCCGGAACCAAAGTTGTTCAGAATGAGAATCTTTGCTCCAAACAACGTTGTTGCCAAGTCTAGATACTGGTACTTTTTGCAGAAGTTGCACAAGGTCAAGAAGGCTTCCGGTGAAGTTGTCTCCATCAACCAGATCCACGAGGCTCACCCAACCAAGGTCAAGAACTTCGGTGTCTGGGTCAGATACGACTCCAGATCTGGTACCCACAACATGTACAAGGAAGTCAGAGACGTCTCCAGAGTCGCCGCCGTCGAGACCCTATACTCCGACATGGCTGCCAGACACAGAGCCAGATTTAGATCGATCCACATCCTAAAGGTCGCCGAGATCGAAAAGACCGCCGACGTCAAGAGACCTTACGTCAAGCAATTCTTGACCAAGGACTTGAAGTTCCCATTGCCTCACAGAGTCCAGAAGTCCACCAAGACCTTCTCTTACCAGAAGCCAACCACTTTCTACTAA
- the KNAG0J00650 gene encoding NOP5/NOP56 family protein (similar to Saccharomyces cerevisiae NOP58 (YOR310C); ancestral locus Anc_8.787), with the protein MSYVLTETSAGYALLKASDKKLYKSATLIQDLDSSEKVLKEFKIAAFSKFNSAANALEEANSVIEGKVSPQLQKLLDDIKKDKKATLVVSETKLANSINKLGLNFNVVSDAVTLDIYRAVKEHLPELLPGLSDNDLSKMSLGLAHSIGRHKLKFSADKVDVMIIQAIALLDDLDKELNTYAMRCKEWYGWHFPELAKIVTDSVAYARIILTMGVRSKAHEIDMSEILPEEIEERVKAAAEVSMGTEITQTDLDNIKALADQIVDFAAYREQLSNYLSARMKAIAPNLTQLVGELVGARLIAHAGSLTSLAKAPASTIQILGAEKALFRALKTKHDTPKYGLLYHASLVGQATGKNKGKIARVLAAKAAVSLRYDAFAEDRDDSGDVGLDVRAKVENRLSQLEGRDLRTTPKVVREAKKVEMTEARAYNADADTVADVAEKSDDSDDESSDEEEEEVKEEKKEEKEKKEKKEKKRKRDEDEEESKDSKKSKKEKKEKKEKKEKKEKKEKKDKKEKKDKKEKKSKK; encoded by the coding sequence ATGTCTTACGTTTTAACTGAAACCTCTGCTGGGTACGCCCTGCTAAAGGCTTCCGACAAGAAGCTGTACAAATCCGCGACTCTGATCCAAGATCTGGACTCTTCTGAAAAAgtcttgaaggagttcaAGATCGCTGCGTTCTCGAAGTTTAACTCTGCTGCTAATGCGCTAGAGGAGGCCAATTCCGTCATCGAGGGGAAAGTTTCCCCCCAACTGCAAAAGCTTCTTGATGACATCaagaaggataagaagGCGACTCTAGTGGTCAGCGAGACTAAACTTGCCAACTCCATCAATAAATTGGGGTTGAACTTCAACGTTGTCTCTGATGCTGTTACTTTGGACATTTACAGAGCTGTCAAGGAACATTTGCCAGAATTATTGCCCGGTTTGTCTGACAATGACTTGAGTAAGATGTCTCTTGGTCTGGCCCACTCCATTGGCCGTCACAAGTTGAAATTCTCCGCTGATAAAGTGGATGTCATGATTATCCAGGCCATTGCCCTGCTAGATGACTTGgacaaagaattgaacactTACGCCATGAGATGTAAGGAATGGTACGGGTGGCATTTCCCTGAATTGGCCAAGATCGTTACCGATTCGGTCGCCTACGCGAGAATCATCTTGACCATGGGTGTCAGATCCAAGGCGCACGAGATCGACATGAGTGAGATCCTACCAGAAGAGATTGAGGAGCGTGTCAAGGCCGCTGCTGAGGTCTCCATGGGTACTGAAATCACACAAACCGATTTGGATAACATCAAGGCACTAGCTGACCAAATTGTCGACTTTGCCGCCTATAGGGAACAACTGTCCAACTACTTGTCCGCAAGAATGAAGGCCATCGCTCCAAACCTGACTCAATTGGTTGGTGAACTGGTCGGTGCCAGATTGATCGCCCACGCTGGGTCTTTGACCTCCTTGGCCAAGGCTCCAGCCTCCACGATCCAGATATTGGGTGCCGAGAAGGCTCTGTTCAGAGCTCTAAAGACGAAGCATGATACACCTAAGTACGGTTTACTATACCACGCGTCGTTGGTCGGACAGGCTACCGGTAAGAACAAGGGTAAGATCGCGAGAGTGCTGGCTGCGAAAGCTGCCGTGTCTTTGCGTTACGATGCGTTTGCCGAGGACAGAGACGACTCTGGTGACGTCGGTCTAGATGTGAGGGCCAAGGTCGAGAACAGACTGTCACAGTTGGAAGGCAGGGACTTGAGGACCACGCCAAAGGTTGTTCGCGAAGCTAAGAAGGTTGAGATGACCGAGGCTAGAGCGTACAATGCCGATGCGGACACTGTCGCCGACGTTGCCGAGAAGTCTGACGATTCTGATGACGAGAGTtccgatgaggaggaagaagaggtgaaggaggagaagaaggaggagaaggagaagaaggagaagaaggaaaagaagagaaagagagacgaagacgaagaggaatCTAAGGATTcgaagaagtcgaagaaggagaagaaggagaagaaagagaagaaagaaaagaaagagaagaaagagaagaaggacaagaaggaaaagaaagacaagaaggagaagaagtcCAAGAAATGA
- the YHM2 gene encoding Yhm2p (similar to Saccharomyces cerevisiae YHM2 (YMR241W); ancestral locus Anc_8.784), with amino-acid sequence MSNEQPAQLKKKPVSFSNILLGAGINMAEVTTLGQPLEVVKTTMAANRSLSFLGAVKHVWSRGGVFGFYQGLIPWAWIEASTKGAVLLFVATEAEYRYKSLGLGNFGAGILGGVTGGVAQSYLTMGFCTCMKTVEITRHKAPAGVAPQSSLAVFKGIYAKEGLKGIYKGVNAVAIRQMTNWGSRFGLSRLVEDGIRKFTGKTGKDDKLNAVEKIAASALGGGLSAWNQPIEVIRVEMQSKTKDPNRPKNLTIGSAFKYIYSTNGVRGLYRGLAPRVGLGVWQTVFMVAFGDMAREFVGRLTGETPAAKH; translated from the coding sequence ATGAGTAACGAACAGCCTGcacaattgaagaagaaaccggTCTCGTTTTCGAACATCCTGCTCGGTGCAGGGATCAACATGGCTGAGGTGACTACTCTGGGCCAGCCGTTGGAGGTTGTGAAGACGACGATGGCCGCAAACAGGAGCCTCTCCTTCCTTGGGGCCGTCAAGCACGTGTGGTCCCGTGGCGGTGTGTTCGGGTTCTACCAGGGGCTGATCCCCTGGGCGTGGATCGAGGCGTCGACGAAAGGTGcagtgctgctgtttgtcGCGACGGAGGCAGAGTACAGGTACAAGAGCCTCGGGCTGGGCAACTTCGGTGCGGGGATCCTCGGTGGGGTCACCGGTGGTGTTGCGCAATCGTACTTGACCATGGGCTTCTGTACTTGCATGAAGACCGTGGAGATCACACGGCACAAGGCCCCAGCTGGCGTCGCTCCACAGTCATCCTTGGCCGTGTTCAAAGGCATCTACGCGAAGGAGGGACTCAAGGGGATCTACAAGGGGGTCAATGCCGTAGCCATCAGGCAGATGACCAATTGGGGGTCCCGTTTCGGGCTCTCGAGACTCGTCGAGGACGGGATCCGCAAGTTTACTGGGAAGACCGGGAAAGACGATAAACTGAACGCGGTCGAAAAGATCGCTGCGTCAGCACTTGGTGGTGGGCTCAGCGCGTGGAATCAGCCTATTGAGGTCATTAGGGTCGAAATGCAGTCGAAGACGAAGGACCCAAACAGACCAAAGAACTTGACCATCGGCTCCGCGTTCAAGTACATCTACAGCACCAACGGTGTGAGAGGATTGTACCGTGGGCTTGCACCAAGAGTCGGGCTCGGCGTATGGCAAACTGTGTTCATGGTCGCTTTCGGCGATATGGCGAGGGAATTCGTCGGGAGACTCACAGGCGAAACCCCAGCGGCCAAGCACTAG